A genomic segment from Longimicrobium sp. encodes:
- the allB gene encoding allantoinase AllB, with amino-acid sequence MSEIVFRARRVVLPEGMRPASVHVVGARIAAIRAFDDAGNGATVVDAGDAVLMPGLVDTHVHVNEPGRTEWEGFATATRAAAAGGVTTIVDMPLNSIPATTSADGLRAKLDAARGKCGVDVGFWGGVVPGNEAELRPLWEAGVLGFKCFLAPSGVAEFGHVGEAELRLAMPIMAELGAPLLVHAELPAPLERAAAAIAGEDPRAYATYLRSRPPQAEVEAIEMMIRLCREFGTQVHIVHLAAAEALPLLRAARAEGLPVTAETCPHYLHFAAAEIRDDGLEWKCAPPIRHRANRDRLWDALAAGELDLVASDHSPCPPSMKAGDWFTAWGGIASLQLGMRVMWTDARARGIGFDRVAEWMCAAPARLTGLEGRKGSIAVGCDADLVVWDPDPEATVRPEELHHRHKVTPYAGGVFAGEVLATYVRGVQVYDRGRFADQPAGRILLRDDA; translated from the coding sequence GTGAGCGAGATCGTCTTCCGCGCGCGCCGCGTGGTCCTGCCGGAGGGCATGCGGCCCGCGTCCGTGCACGTGGTGGGCGCCCGGATCGCGGCGATCCGGGCGTTCGACGATGCGGGAAATGGCGCGACGGTGGTGGATGCGGGCGATGCGGTCCTGATGCCGGGACTCGTGGACACGCACGTGCACGTCAACGAGCCGGGGCGGACGGAGTGGGAGGGCTTCGCGACCGCCACCCGCGCCGCCGCGGCCGGCGGGGTGACGACGATCGTGGACATGCCGCTGAACAGCATCCCCGCCACGACTTCGGCGGATGGGCTGCGGGCGAAGCTGGACGCGGCGCGCGGGAAGTGCGGCGTGGACGTGGGGTTCTGGGGAGGCGTGGTGCCGGGGAACGAGGCCGAGCTGCGCCCGCTGTGGGAGGCGGGGGTGCTCGGCTTCAAGTGCTTCCTCGCCCCCTCCGGCGTCGCTGAGTTCGGCCACGTGGGCGAGGCGGAGCTGCGACTCGCAATGCCGATCATGGCCGAGCTGGGTGCGCCGCTGCTGGTGCATGCCGAGCTTCCGGCGCCGCTGGAGCGCGCCGCCGCAGCCATCGCCGGCGAGGACCCGCGCGCGTATGCCACTTATCTGCGCTCCCGCCCTCCTCAGGCAGAGGTCGAGGCGATCGAGATGATGATCCGCCTCTGCCGCGAGTTCGGCACACAGGTGCACATCGTCCACCTGGCGGCGGCGGAGGCGCTCCCGCTGCTCCGCGCGGCGCGCGCGGAGGGGCTGCCGGTCACCGCGGAGACGTGCCCGCACTACCTGCACTTCGCGGCGGCGGAGATCCGCGACGATGGGCTGGAGTGGAAGTGCGCGCCCCCGATCCGCCACCGGGCGAACCGCGACCGGCTGTGGGATGCGCTCGCGGCGGGCGAGCTGGATCTCGTCGCGTCCGACCACTCGCCGTGCCCGCCGTCGATGAAGGCCGGCGACTGGTTCACGGCGTGGGGCGGAATCGCGTCGCTCCAGCTCGGGATGCGCGTGATGTGGACGGACGCGAGGGCGCGCGGGATCGGCTTCGATCGCGTCGCCGAATGGATGTGCGCGGCCCCGGCGCGACTCACGGGGCTGGAGGGGCGCAAGGGCTCCATTGCGGTAGGATGCGATGCGGACCTGGTGGTGTGGGACCCGGACCCGGAGGCCACCGTGCGGCCGGAGGAGCTTCATCACAGGCACAAAGTGACTCCGTACGCGGGCGGAGTCTTTGCCGGGGAGGTGCTGGCGACGTACGTTCGTGGGGTGCAGGTGTACGACCGCGGCCGCTTTGCGGATCAGCCGGCCGGGCGCATCCTCCTTCGCGACGACGCATGA